From a region of the Ficedula albicollis isolate OC2 chromosome 1A, FicAlb1.5, whole genome shotgun sequence genome:
- the CHRM2 gene encoding muscarinic acetylcholine receptor M2 produces MNNSTYINSSTENVMALESPYKAVEVVFIVLVAGSLSLVTIIGNILVMVSIKVNRHLQTVNNYFLFSLACADLIIGIFSMNLYTLYTVIGYWPLGPVVCDLWLALDYVVSNASVMNLLIISFDRYFCVTKPLTYPVKRTTKMAGMMIAAAWVLSFILWAPAILFWQFIVGGRTVPDGDCYIQFFSNPAVTFGTAIAAFYLPVIIMTVLYWQISRASKSRIKKGKKEAAQNQETVSSSLVQGKIVKPNNNNIPTSGDGLEHSKIQNGKTSEETVTNNCVQGEKESSNDSTSISVVASNLKENEATKDARQASASQDHVKAENSKLTCIRIVTKSQKGDCSAPTNTTVEIVGTNGEEKQDSVARKIIKMTKQPAKKKPPPSREKKVTRTILAILLAFIITWTPYNVMVLINSFCTSCIPTTVWTIGYWLCYINSTINPACYALCNATFKKTFKHLLMCHYKNIGTTRARLSVKRSCKFKGLIQSATMVDNQRVSAEE; encoded by the exons ATGAATAACTCAACGTACATAAACTCTTCCACTGAAAATGTGATGGCCTTGGAAAGCCCCTATAAAGCTGTTGAGGTGGTGTTCATTGTCCTGGTGGCAGGGTCTCTCAGTCTAGTCACCATAATTGGGAACATCCTGGTCATGGTGTCAATCAAAGTAAACAGGCACCTTCAGACTGTCAACAATTATTTCCTGTTCAGCCTGGCCTGCGCTGACTTGATCATCGGCATCTTTTCCATGAACCTGTATACCCTCTACACTGTGATAGGCTACTGGCCCTTGGGGCCTGTGGTGTGTGACCTCTGGCTGGCTCTTGACTATGTGGTCAGCAATGCCTCTGTAATGAACCTGCTCATTATCAGCTTTGACAGGTACTTTTGTGTCACCAAGCCTTTGACGTACCCTGTGAAGCGGACCACAAAGATGGCCGGCATGATGATCGCAGCTGCCTGGGTGCTGTCCTTCATCCTCTGGGCCCCTGCAATTCTCTTCTGGCAATTCATTGTGGGAGGAAGGACTGTCCCAGATGGGGATTGCTATATCCAGTTTTTTTCCAACCCTGCCGTCACTTTTGGCACTGCCATTGCAGCCTTCTATTTGCCTGTTATCATCATGACTGTCCTTTACTGGCAAATCTCTCGAGCCAGTAAGAGTCggataaagaaaggaaaaaaagaagctgccCAAAATCAAGAAACAGTTTCCTCCAGCCTTGTCCAAGGTAAAATAGTGAAACCAAACAATAACAATATCCCAACCAGTGGAGATGGGTTGGAGCACAGCAAAATTCAGAATGGAAAAACCAGTGAAGAGACTGTGACCAATAACTGTGTtcaaggggaaaaggagagctCCAATGACTCCACCTCCATCAGTGTGGTCGCTTCCAACTTGAAAGAGAATGAAGCTACCAAAGATGCCAGACAGGCTTCTGCCTCCCAAGACCATGTTAAAGCAGAGAACTCCAAGCTGACATGCATCAGGATAGTCACCAAGTCCCAAAAGGGGGACTGCTCTGCCCCTACCAATACCACTGTGGAGATTGTGGGCACGAatggagaggagaagcaggacAGCGTAGCCCGGAAAATCATCAAGATGACAAAGCAGCCAGCCAAAAAGAAACCACCCCCTTCTAGGGAGAAAAAAGTGACAAGGACAATTTTGGCCATCCTCCTGGCCTTCATCATCACCTGGACCCCATACAATGTGATGGTGCTCATCAACAGCTTctgcacatcctgcatccctaCCACCGTATGGACCATAGGTTACTGGCTCTGTTACATCAACAGTACCATTAACCCTGCCTGCTACGCACTCTGCAATGCCACTTTCAAGAAGACCTTTAAGCACCTTCTTATGTGTCATTACAAGAATATAGGAACTACaag GGCAAGACTGAGTGTCAAAAGAAGCTGTAAATTTAAAGGTCTCATCCAGTCAGCCACCATGGTGGACAATCAAAGGGTCTCTGCTGAAGAATAG